The region TATTGTTTGTATGGATGATCAGGGTAGATCAGTTAAGATTGTTATAAATGTAAAAAAGTATTAAGAACCGTAGTTTGATTAAGTATTTAACTTTCAAAAAATATGATAAATAATTTATTACAACAGGAATAAATAATAAATCTATCTTACCTATTAGTTCTATTAAATCATTTAAGAATACAAAAAAAGCGGCTCGAATGAACCGCTTTTTTTTTAGATGTAGTTACTTTGCTTTTTAGTATCTCTTTACATCTATTGAAGAAACTCCGCAGTCAATTTCGATATATATTTTTTTTGGATACTTATCAAAATCCTCTGTTCGGTATAAATCATTACCGGTTTTAACAAAGCCTTCATAGTTTCTGGCGGATAATGCTGCATCAGATCTAATTTCACAGCTTACAGAATCCGGAATAAGAATATTTATATCAGAAGCACCAGCATCTATATCTATTTTGGTTATATCCGAAAGGTTACCAAGTTTTACATTTAATTTTGCGGCTCCCATATCAACATCAAGTTTTTTGATTTTATAATGTGTAAGATCAAGATCAACTGATGCTGCACCCACTGAAAAATTTAATTCCCATTCAGGTTTTGTATTTAATGACATTTCAACAAGGTTCTTATAATTTTTATCACCAATGTTGAATTTGGTACTTTTCATTTGAAAATTAATTTCAGCATGGGAATCAAAATCTTCCCGCTGAAGATTGAGTTTATATTTATTTTTTGATCCTTCGGTTTTAAAATCAAAAAGTTTTTCTGTCGGAACTAATATCTTAAAACTGCCGGCTCCGGCACTAAAATTTAATGCTGCACTTTTTATTGAGTCACTAAACTCTTTTGAAAAATAAGTAGTATCATACATTGTGGTTCCGTTATCAAAATTTATCTCAAAGTCATCATTAAATAAATTTGTAGTTGCACTAACTGATGCATATATGGTTAATGCCAAAACTAATGCAGCTAACCCAGCTACTATTGCTTTACCGATTTGATTTTTTACAAGAATTGAAACACCTATAAGAACCAGCACAGTTGGCCAGAATTTCCAGGCAGAATCCCAAGTAAAAGTTAAGTTGGCATAATTACCAAGCAGTAATAAAACACCTATTGCTAAAAAGAATACTCCCCAAAAAATGCTTGATGGTTTCATTAAATCACCTCATTAGTTTTATTATTTTTTGCTTTATAGATTATCGCTAATCCAAGAATTATTAAGACAACAGGCCAATAATCTTTAAAATAAAATCCAGGAATAAAATTACTTAATAAAATAATCACACCTAAAACAATAAGAAATACTCCAGCGAAAACAGTTTTGTTATTACTTATGTTTTTGTAAAACAAATTTGATTGCAGATCATTTGAAGTTTTTTTTTCACTCTCGACATCATTTAAGTTATCATCAGATTTATTTTCCTGATTAAAAGGAGTAATAATGTATGGCTTCTGAGGAATAATAATCCATAAAATTATATAAGCTAATATTCCGCTACCGCCAAAGATAACTGCCAAAACAAAAGTAAGTCTGATAATAACAGGGTCAATGCCAAAATATTCAGCAATACCGCCGCAAACACCACCTAACATTTTATCTGTAACTGACCGATATAGTTTTTTGTTCATTTCAGAATTCCTTTCTAAATCAAATTCCTGATGCAAAACTAATATATAAATAGATAGAAGGTTGTTTTTATAGTATGAATGGTTATGCAGGATTAGAACAGGAAAAAACAATTTATTTTCGGGCGAATAGTATCGGTGAATGGTGGATAACACTGCTAAAATTATTGCATTCAGAAAAACTTATCTTATTTTAGATACAGTATTTTATTTAATATTGAGATTAAAACTTCTTTATGAAAATAGCTCTTTGTCAGATAAACCCTATTGTAGGGAATCTCGAATACAATAAGAAAAAAATTTTAGAAGAATATAATAAAGCGGTTAAAGCAAAAGTTGATTTAGCTGTTTTTCCAGAACTTGCACTTGTTGGTTATCCTCCATTAGACCTGATTGAAAAATCTGAATTCAGACTTGCTGTTAAAAATGCTGCTGACGAAATTGCATCACAAACAGATTCTGTTGGATTGATTTTTGGAGCTATCACTGAAGAATTGAATAAGGTCGGAACAGATATTTATAATTCAGCTCTGCTTTGCTTCAACGGTAAAATTCAATTTATCCAGCATAAAACACTGATTCCAAATTATGATGTGTTTGATGAGATGCGTTATTTTAATTCAGCTAAAAGTGTTGATGTATTTGAATTCAAAGGAGAAAAACTTGGTATTTCGATTTGTGAGGATATTTGGAATGATGAAAACTACTGGTATAGAAGAAGATACCGGAGAAATCCAATTAAGGATTTAATAGATCAGGGTACATCATTGTTGATTAACATCTCTGCAAGTCCTTATTATTACGGCAAACGCTCTACCAGAAAAGAAATGCTGTCAGCTTTAT is a window of Ignavibacterium sp. DNA encoding:
- a CDS encoding DUF5668 domain-containing protein, with the protein product MKPSSIFWGVFFLAIGVLLLLGNYANLTFTWDSAWKFWPTVLVLIGVSILVKNQIGKAIVAGLAALVLALTIYASVSATTNLFNDDFEINFDNGTTMYDTTYFSKEFSDSIKSAALNFSAGAGSFKILVPTEKLFDFKTEGSKNKYKLNLQREDFDSHAEINFQMKSTKFNIGDKNYKNLVEMSLNTKPEWELNFSVGAASVDLDLTHYKIKKLDVDMGAAKLNVKLGNLSDITKIDIDAGASDINILIPDSVSCEIRSDAALSARNYEGFVKTGNDLYRTEDFDKYPKKIYIEIDCGVSSIDVKRY
- a CDS encoding PspC domain-containing protein, translating into MNKKLYRSVTDKMLGGVCGGIAEYFGIDPVIIRLTFVLAVIFGGSGILAYIILWIIIPQKPYIITPFNQENKSDDNLNDVESEKKTSNDLQSNLFYKNISNNKTVFAGVFLIVLGVIILLSNFIPGFYFKDYWPVVLIILGLAIIYKAKNNKTNEVI